From the Brassica napus cultivar Da-Ae unplaced genomic scaffold, Da-Ae ScsIHWf_218;HRSCAF=382, whole genome shotgun sequence genome, one window contains:
- the LOC106408746 gene encoding uncharacterized protein LOC106408746: MGAMNLRRSLSPLCAKCEALIWAMECMKTLQFSDVVFEIDFSQLVKMVSSLEDWPAFATHMEEFNRSKTFFPSFKIRHITRTQNTMADKLARGARSSPSAMLYVDSIPPVWLHEPVDSS; this comes from the coding sequence ATGGGGGCAATGAATCTTCGACGAAGCTTATCACCTCTATGTGCAAAATGTGAAGCTTTGATTTGGGCTATGGAGTGCATGAAGACTCTGCAGTTTTCAGATGTAGTGTTCGAGATAGATTtttctcaactggtgaagatggtgtcctCACTTGAGGATTGGCCAGCGTTTGCTACACACATGGAAGAATTTAACCGCAGTAAGACTTTCTTCCCTAGTTTCAAGATCAGACATATTACAAGGACACAAAACACAATGGCGGACAAGCTTGCACGTGGTGCAAGGAGTTCTCCTTCAGCTATGTTATATGTTGATTCAATACCACCGGTTTGGCTACATGAACCGGTGGATTCCTCGTAG
- the LOC125600311 gene encoding AAA-ATPase At1g43910-like — MLKMQTFLLITPTLYKHSISAFLNSSSSSKQKMASLYNQAPSVSAIFSLYTSFSAIMMLFRTIFNDIVPKRIQDHITGKVVDFFFSSYLPSRFTFVIEKEWDSVENITFRAAEVYLPTLLSGLSTGNIVVGSSNLKNPEAQPKLGIPIDINITDEFEGIHLEWTLHSVETKNSPYEKRFFHLTCEKEFRKKIMTEYFTYLTKSADNILRESLKIYTYDRQNSCWLSTIFEHHTTFDTLAIESHLKTRIIDDLDAYSQGKDFFKSVGRAWKRGYLLYGPPGTGKSSMVAAIANYMKYDIYDLQLQSVRDDGELRKILTSIPNRSILLIEDIDCGSGASCKCQIKETKEDCERVSLSGLLNFVDGLWSSCGEGRIIIFTTNHKGELNPALLRPGRMDIHILMGYCTPFVFKKLVALYLKIDDHVLFDPIEKLVLKVSVTPAEVTQQLMMTKNADIALKGLLELLEAKTMKEEEDTIEIEDGDTRKLNQMKKDK, encoded by the exons ATGCTGAAAATGCAAACTTTTTTGTTGATCACTCCAACTCTTTATAAACACAGTATCTCTGCGTTTCTAAACTCTTCATCCTCGTCCAAACAGAAAATGGCGTCTCTGTATAATCAAGCACCTTCTGTATCAGCAATTTTCTCCCTCTACACATCATTCTCTGCAATAATGATGCTTTTCCGCACAATCTTCAACGACATTGTGCCTAAGCGAATCCAAGATCACATCACTGGGAAAGTTGtagacttcttcttctcctcttacCTTCCGTCGAGGTTCACTTTTGTGATCGAGAAAGAATGGGACTCGGTTGAGAACATAACTTTCCGTGCGGCTGAAGTTTACTTGCCAACACTTCTATCAGGACTCTCCACCGGAAATATCGTTGTGGGTTCGAGTAATCTAAAGAATCCAGAGGCTCAGCCGAAACTAGGGATCCCTATAGATATAAATATCACCGACGAGTTTGAAGGGATTCATCTTGAGTGGACTCTACACTCTGTTGAAACTAAGAATTCTCCCTACGAGAAACG GTTCTTTCATCTGACATGTGAGAAGGAGTTTCGTAAGAAGATAATGACAGAATACTTCACATACTTGACGAAATCGGCAGACAACATACTGCGCGAGAGTCTCAAGATCTACACTTACGACAGGCAAAATTCATGCTGGTTGTCCACCATTTTCGAGCACCACACGACCTTCGATACCCTAGCCATTGAGTCGCACCTCAAGACCAGGATAATCGACGATCTTGATGCGTACTCTCAAGGAAAAGACTTCTTCAAAAGCGTGGGACGTGCCTGGAAGCGTGGATATCTTCTTTACGGTCCACCGGGTACTGGAAAATCCTCCATGGTGGCTGCTATTGCTAACTACATGAAGTACGATATCTATGATCTCCAGCTTCAAAGCGTTAGAGACGATGGTGAGTTGCGGAAGATTCTCACCTCCATCCCGAACCGGTCAATTCTTCTCATTGAAGACATTGATTGTGGATCTGGTGCTTCTTGTAAATGCCAGATCAAGGAAACGAAAGAAGATTGTGAGCGG GTATCTTTGTCTGGTCTGTTGAACTTCGTAGACGGGCTTTGGTCGAGCTGCGGAGAAGGAAGAATTATAATTTTCACAACCAACCACAAGGGGGAGCTCAATCCAGCGTTACTGAGGCCAGGAAGGATGGACATTCACATTCTCATGGGTTATTGCACACCCTTTGTGTTCAAGAAGCTTGTCGCTTTGTACCTCAAGATTGATGACCATGTCCTGTTTGATCCCATTGAGAAGCTCGTCCTTAAGGTGAGTGTAACTCCGGCTGAAGTCACACAGCAGCTCATGATGACTAAGAATGCTGATATTGCACTCAAAGGTCTCCTCGAATTATTGGAAGCGAAGACAatgaaagaggaagaagataccATAGAGATTGAAGATGGTGATACTAGGAAGCTGAACCAGATGAAGAAAGATAAGTAG
- the LOC106407053 gene encoding ras-related protein RABC1 isoform X1, translated as MGSSSGQPEFDYLFKVLLIGDSGVGKSSLLLSFTSNTFDDLSPTIGVDFKVKYLTIGEKKLKLAIWDTAGQERFRTLTSSYYRGAQGIIMVYDVTRRDTFTNLSDIWAKEIDLYSTNQDCIKMLVGNKVDKESERAVSKKEGIDFAREYGCLFLECSAKTRVNVEQCFEELVLKILETPSLTAEGSSGGKKNIFKQNPAQTSSASSSSYCCSS; from the exons ATGGGTTCTTCGTCGGGGCAACCAGAATTTGATTACTTGTTCAAAGTCTTATTGATCGGAGATTCTGGTGTTGGGAAAAGCTCTCTCTTGTTGAGTTTCACATCTAATACCTTTGATGACCTTTCTCCCACTATCG GTGTGGATTTTAAGGTTAAGTATCTTACCATTGGAGAGAAGAAACTGAAGCTTGCCATTTGGGATACAG CTGGGCAAGAGAGGTTTAGGACGCTAACAAGTTCATATTACAGAGGAGCTCAGGGCATAATAATGG TGTATGATGTGACACGACGAGACACATTCACAAATCTATCAGATATATGGGCTAAGGAAATCGACCTGTACTCGACCAATCAGGATTGCATCAAGATGCTTGTTGGGAATAAAGTCGACAAG GAGAGTGAAAGAGCCGTCTCTAAAAAAGAAGGCATAGACTTTGCTCGGGAGTACGGATGTTTGTTTCTGGAGTGTAGTGCAAAGACTCGAGTCAACGTTGAGCAATGTTTCGAAGAGCTTGTTCTTAAG ATCTTGGAAACGCCTAGTCTTACTGCTGAAGGTTCGTCTGGAGGGAAGAAGAACATCTTCAAACAAAACCCAGCACAAACAAGCAGTGCTTCTTCATCTAGCTACTGCTGCTCTTCTTAG
- the LOC106407053 gene encoding ras-related protein RABC1 isoform X2, which yields MGSSSGQPEFDYLFKVLLIGDSGVGKSSLLLSFTSNTFDDLSPTIGVDFKVKYLTIGEKKLKLAIWDTVYDVTRRDTFTNLSDIWAKEIDLYSTNQDCIKMLVGNKVDKESERAVSKKEGIDFAREYGCLFLECSAKTRVNVEQCFEELVLKILETPSLTAEGSSGGKKNIFKQNPAQTSSASSSSYCCSS from the exons ATGGGTTCTTCGTCGGGGCAACCAGAATTTGATTACTTGTTCAAAGTCTTATTGATCGGAGATTCTGGTGTTGGGAAAAGCTCTCTCTTGTTGAGTTTCACATCTAATACCTTTGATGACCTTTCTCCCACTATCG GTGTGGATTTTAAGGTTAAGTATCTTACCATTGGAGAGAAGAAACTGAAGCTTGCCATTTGGGATACAG TGTATGATGTGACACGACGAGACACATTCACAAATCTATCAGATATATGGGCTAAGGAAATCGACCTGTACTCGACCAATCAGGATTGCATCAAGATGCTTGTTGGGAATAAAGTCGACAAG GAGAGTGAAAGAGCCGTCTCTAAAAAAGAAGGCATAGACTTTGCTCGGGAGTACGGATGTTTGTTTCTGGAGTGTAGTGCAAAGACTCGAGTCAACGTTGAGCAATGTTTCGAAGAGCTTGTTCTTAAG ATCTTGGAAACGCCTAGTCTTACTGCTGAAGGTTCGTCTGGAGGGAAGAAGAACATCTTCAAACAAAACCCAGCACAAACAAGCAGTGCTTCTTCATCTAGCTACTGCTGCTCTTCTTAG